The proteins below come from a single Spirochaetia bacterium 38H-sp genomic window:
- a CDS encoding cytochrome b5-like heme/steroid binding domain-containing protein, with protein MKTKIYLIAILFFLSTFFSFALGAQEKKSIQADSKETATVEKPLSYYTMEEVKQHADAGECWLVIDDKVYDLTEFVNMHPGGKAILQGCGKDATRLFEERPMGSGTPHSDRARKLLENYLIGYLKTGE; from the coding sequence ATGAAAACAAAAATATATTTGATTGCTATATTGTTCTTTTTGAGTACATTCTTTTCTTTTGCCCTAGGTGCTCAGGAAAAGAAGTCTATACAAGCAGATTCTAAAGAGACTGCAACTGTGGAAAAACCTCTTTCCTATTATACTATGGAGGAAGTAAAACAACATGCGGATGCAGGTGAGTGTTGGCTGGTTATAGACGATAAGGTTTACGATCTTACGGAGTTTGTAAATATGCACCCCGGAGGCAAGGCCATACTTCAGGGTTGCGGTAAAGATGCCACAAGACTTTTTGAAGAGCGGCCTATGGGGTCGGGAACACCACATTCTGATAGAGCAAGAAAACTGCTGGAGAACTATCTAATAGGATATCTTAAGACAGGAGAGTAG
- a CDS encoding OFA family MFS transporter, with product MGINRYLYVIGGILIYMCVGSIYSWSVFRNPLEELLGIGSFVSGLPYMLFLLFFSLSMPLAGRYIKKLGATLSVMIGNVLFLTGFLLAGISGNIVFITIGYGLISGIGVGVIYGVPIAVVSGWFPEKKGLVMGLTLAGFGLSPFVTAPFARYLIDLFGPIRSFSILGVVFFITIFIFSLLMRFADGEGESTKTSHNDSLFADKRFYGLWISYLIGTTAGLMAIGMTSPFAQEIIGMDGDTAAVMVSVLAIFNALGRPLFGMLTDKIKPFKVIVISFLLIIAASAMGLWLSEGMSVLFFVVFASLWLSLGGWLAIAPAATSFIFGHERFSANYGIMFVAYGMGAVVGTSISGQIKDMLGSYELAFYPVIGLTLIGLLVAFLTLREKTAA from the coding sequence ATGGGAATCAATCGCTATTTATATGTCATAGGCGGGATTTTAATATACATGTGTGTAGGAAGCATATACTCATGGAGTGTTTTTAGAAATCCTCTGGAAGAGCTGCTTGGTATAGGTTCTTTTGTAAGCGGGCTTCCTTATATGCTTTTTTTGTTGTTTTTTTCTCTGTCCATGCCCCTAGCAGGACGCTATATAAAAAAGCTGGGTGCTACTTTATCCGTAATGATTGGTAATGTATTGTTCCTAACAGGTTTTCTTCTAGCAGGTATATCGGGTAATATTGTTTTTATAACTATCGGTTATGGTTTGATATCGGGTATTGGCGTAGGTGTCATATACGGAGTGCCTATTGCTGTCGTATCCGGCTGGTTTCCAGAGAAAAAGGGACTTGTCATGGGGCTTACTCTTGCAGGTTTTGGGCTTTCTCCTTTTGTAACCGCTCCCTTTGCAAGGTATCTTATAGATTTGTTTGGTCCTATTAGGTCTTTTTCTATACTTGGTGTTGTATTTTTTATTACTATATTTATTTTTTCTCTTCTTATGAGGTTTGCTGACGGAGAGGGGGAAAGTACAAAGACTTCTCATAATGATTCTCTTTTTGCTGATAAAAGGTTCTACGGATTGTGGATAAGCTATCTTATAGGTACTACTGCTGGTCTTATGGCCATTGGTATGACCAGTCCTTTTGCACAGGAAATAATAGGTATGGATGGGGATACTGCTGCTGTTATGGTTTCTGTTCTCGCTATTTTTAATGCATTGGGACGTCCTCTTTTTGGTATGCTGACTGATAAAATAAAGCCTTTTAAGGTTATTGTTATTTCTTTTTTGCTTATTATTGCGGCATCCGCTATGGGGTTGTGGCTTTCTGAGGGAATGTCTGTTTTGTTCTTTGTTGTTTTTGCTTCTTTGTGGCTATCTCTTGGCGGTTGGCTGGCTATTGCACCTGCTGCTACGTCCTTCATATTCGGTCATGAGAGGTTCTCTGCCAATTATGGTATCATGTTTGTTGCTTATGGTATGGGTGCGGTTGTTGGTACGTCAATTTCCGGACAGATTAAGGATATGTTGGGTTCATACGAGCTTGCTTTTTATCCTGTTATAGGTCTTACTCTGATTGGTCTCCTTGTTGCTTTTCTTACACTCAGAGAGAAAACGGCTGCTTAG
- a CDS encoding cation transporter: MEKTITIDGMSCQHCVMHIKQALSSLGLEVVNVEIGKATVKASDTISDRDIKNAIEDAGYTVKSL, encoded by the coding sequence ATGGAAAAGACAATCACAATAGACGGCATGTCCTGTCAACACTGTGTAATGCACATAAAACAAGCTCTTAGCTCATTGGGTCTAGAAGTCGTTAACGTAGAAATAGGAAAAGCAACAGTAAAAGCCAGTGACACAATCAGCGACAGAGATATAAAAAACGCTATAGAAGACGCAGGTTACACAGTAAAATCTTTATAA
- a CDS encoding heavy metal translocating P-type ATPase, whose product MVEKKEFLVKGMSCVACANTIEKKLSKLDGIKFANVNFATEKLVVEYDSNVANKDRIFSVVESAGYGLDDPVSEREVSIPIEGMTCASCVARIEKAVGKVDGVTYISVNLTTEKAFIKYNPSETRLSVIKKAISDAGYKPLDVDVSDNRDKDKERKEKEMRAMRVRLIVSAIFALPLLIIAMGHMLGLKFPEIISPSHNPLGFALIQLLLVIPSVIAGYKFYTVGFKALLKGAPNMDSLIAIGTSSAIIYGLFATIMIAMGNTQYVGDLYFETAAVIITLIMMGKYLETLAKNKTSDAIKKLMGLRPKVAHVIHDGQEIEIPVEEVEVGDIFIVRPGEKIPVDGIVVDGLSSVDQSMLTGESIPVSKQVGDEVVGGTVNKNGMLRVKASRVGKDTVLSQIIKLVEDAQASKAPIARLADIVAGVFVPVVIAIAVLSAIIWYIVGGNALFSLTIFISVLVIACPCALGLATPTAIMVGTGKGAENGVLIKSGGALEVLGKLDTIVFDKTGTLTEGKPIVTDIIAEEGFLETQLLSLAASAEKASEHPLGESIIEEAEKKSLKLAEVTQFFALPGRGIEAVVDNNTVIIGNDKLLHEKGISGYSRKAEDNFSTLAEQGKTPILIAIDGQFAGIIAVADTLKVDSAKAIELLHKKGIKTAMITGDNRKTAEAIAKQVRIDLVMAEVLPQDKANQVKKLQKDGRLVGMVGDGINDAPALAQADAGIAIGSGTDVAMESADIVLIRNSLLDVVRAIELSRATIRNIKQNLFWAFAYNTLGIPIAAGVLYALGGFLLNPMIAALAMAFSSVSVVSNALRLKFFRPEADKTN is encoded by the coding sequence ATGGTAGAGAAAAAAGAGTTTTTGGTAAAAGGTATGAGCTGTGTGGCTTGTGCCAACACTATAGAAAAGAAGTTGAGCAAGCTGGATGGAATAAAGTTTGCCAATGTCAATTTTGCAACGGAAAAGCTGGTTGTAGAATACGACAGTAATGTTGCCAATAAAGATAGAATTTTTAGTGTTGTAGAATCAGCAGGATATGGATTGGATGACCCCGTTTCGGAACGCGAGGTAAGTATACCAATAGAGGGGATGACTTGTGCTTCGTGTGTAGCCCGTATAGAAAAAGCAGTAGGGAAGGTAGACGGTGTAACTTATATATCAGTTAATCTTACTACGGAGAAGGCTTTTATAAAATATAATCCTTCTGAGACAAGGCTATCTGTGATAAAAAAGGCCATAAGTGATGCGGGTTATAAGCCTCTTGATGTGGATGTATCCGACAATAGGGATAAGGATAAAGAAAGAAAAGAAAAAGAAATGCGAGCAATGCGTGTAAGGCTGATTGTTTCTGCCATATTTGCTTTGCCCCTTCTTATAATTGCTATGGGACACATGCTTGGGCTCAAGTTTCCTGAGATAATATCTCCTTCTCATAATCCTTTGGGTTTTGCTCTGATACAGCTTTTGCTTGTCATACCCTCTGTTATTGCAGGTTATAAGTTTTATACTGTTGGATTTAAGGCTCTTTTAAAAGGAGCGCCCAATATGGACAGCCTTATTGCTATAGGAACAAGCTCTGCAATTATCTATGGCTTGTTTGCTACAATAATGATAGCTATGGGAAATACGCAATATGTCGGAGATTTGTACTTTGAGACAGCTGCTGTAATAATCACTCTCATAATGATGGGAAAATATCTTGAGACCCTGGCTAAAAATAAAACCTCCGATGCCATCAAGAAGCTTATGGGACTAAGACCTAAGGTTGCACATGTTATACACGACGGACAAGAAATAGAGATACCTGTAGAAGAAGTGGAGGTTGGGGATATTTTTATCGTTCGACCTGGAGAGAAAATACCGGTAGACGGTATTGTCGTAGATGGCCTAAGTTCTGTAGACCAGTCCATGCTCACAGGAGAAAGTATTCCTGTATCAAAACAAGTAGGAGATGAGGTGGTAGGTGGTACGGTTAACAAGAACGGCATGTTAAGGGTAAAAGCAAGCAGAGTGGGCAAAGATACTGTGCTGTCTCAGATAATAAAACTTGTGGAAGATGCACAGGCAAGCAAAGCACCCATTGCAAGGCTTGCAGACATAGTTGCAGGAGTTTTTGTGCCTGTTGTTATAGCAATAGCAGTACTGTCAGCCATCATCTGGTATATTGTGGGGGGAAATGCACTTTTTTCTCTTACCATATTCATATCTGTTCTGGTGATAGCCTGTCCGTGTGCTTTGGGTCTTGCAACACCAACGGCAATAATGGTTGGTACGGGCAAAGGAGCGGAAAACGGAGTGCTTATAAAAAGTGGCGGAGCACTTGAGGTACTTGGTAAGTTGGATACAATAGTATTTGATAAAACAGGAACACTTACAGAAGGAAAACCCATTGTAACGGATATAATCGCAGAAGAGGGATTTCTGGAAACTCAGCTTTTGTCTCTTGCGGCAAGCGCAGAAAAGGCGTCAGAACATCCTTTGGGAGAATCAATAATAGAGGAAGCAGAAAAGAAATCGCTCAAGCTGGCAGAAGTCACACAATTTTTCGCACTACCTGGCAGGGGGATAGAGGCGGTGGTAGACAATAATACTGTCATAATAGGAAACGATAAACTTCTCCATGAGAAAGGCATATCAGGATACAGTAGAAAGGCCGAGGACAATTTCTCTACTCTGGCAGAACAGGGGAAAACGCCAATACTTATTGCAATTGATGGACAATTTGCAGGCATAATAGCTGTTGCAGATACACTCAAAGTGGACAGTGCAAAAGCAATAGAACTTTTGCACAAAAAAGGTATAAAAACAGCAATGATAACCGGAGATAACAGGAAAACAGCAGAAGCAATAGCAAAACAAGTCAGAATAGACTTGGTCATGGCAGAAGTTCTGCCACAGGACAAAGCAAATCAAGTAAAAAAATTGCAAAAAGACGGAAGGCTTGTAGGCATGGTTGGAGACGGAATCAATGACGCACCAGCCCTGGCCCAAGCGGATGCAGGCATAGCCATAGGCTCTGGAACAGACGTTGCGATGGAATCAGCTGACATAGTCCTCATAAGAAACAGCCTCTTAGACGTAGTCAGAGCAATAGAACTATCCCGTGCAACAATAAGAAACATCAAGCAGAACCTGTTTTGGGCATTTGCATACAATACCCTTGGTATACCCATAGCAGCCGGCGTTTTATACGCACTTGGCGGCTTCTTGCTCAACCCTATGATAGCAGCACTTGCTATGGCATTTAGCTCAGTGTCGGTAGTAAGCAACGCACTGAGATTAAAATTTTTCCGCCCTGAGGCGGACAAAACCAACTAA
- a CDS encoding metal-sensitive transcriptional regulator encodes METCQSCSIEERHAHHDKETKDALIKRLNRIEGQIRGIKKMIEEDVYCDGILNQITSVRAALSGVSTLLLDAHIRSCVKEQIMSGEEGVIPELIATIRRMIK; translated from the coding sequence ATGGAAACTTGTCAAAGTTGTAGTATAGAAGAAAGACATGCTCATCATGATAAAGAGACAAAAGATGCTCTTATAAAGAGGCTTAACAGGATAGAAGGTCAGATCAGAGGAATAAAGAAGATGATAGAAGAAGATGTCTATTGCGATGGAATTCTCAACCAGATTACCTCTGTAAGGGCTGCTCTTTCAGGTGTTTCTACATTGCTTCTTGATGCACATATAAGAAGTTGTGTAAAGGAGCAAATAATGAGCGGAGAAGAAGGAGTTATCCCCGAGCTTATTGCTACTATAAGAAGGATGATAAAGTAA
- a CDS encoding SHOCT domain-containing protein, with protein MNNLKLRKIGIVIVLAFLTLAPVMADSDHANLSVGSVLQEIMQKQGVNNEKDIDIAHVPEELLEELGDAVMEESHPGTAHEFMDTMMGGEGSESLRQAHINMGYNYLLSLTKGTGSWGMMGPYNMMGTGMMGAWGGSSYTPFFRYGGIIMMIFGFLVIAGLIALIVMSVRQTGFFRKLSSTEDDENPLDILDRRLARGEITEEEYDKLRKKLTD; from the coding sequence ATGAATAATTTAAAACTAAGAAAAATAGGCATAGTTATTGTGCTTGCTTTTCTTACACTAGCCCCTGTTATGGCAGATTCTGATCACGCCAATTTATCAGTAGGCAGCGTTTTACAGGAAATCATGCAAAAACAGGGTGTAAACAATGAAAAAGACATAGACATAGCCCATGTTCCGGAAGAACTTCTGGAAGAACTTGGAGATGCAGTTATGGAAGAATCCCATCCAGGCACAGCTCATGAGTTTATGGATACTATGATGGGTGGCGAAGGCTCTGAGTCCCTAAGACAGGCTCATATAAATATGGGATACAACTACCTGCTTTCTTTGACAAAAGGAACCGGTTCTTGGGGAATGATGGGACCATATAATATGATGGGCACAGGAATGATGGGAGCGTGGGGAGGCTCTTCTTATACCCCTTTTTTTAGATACGGAGGCATAATTATGATGATTTTTGGTTTTCTAGTTATAGCAGGACTTATTGCATTGATAGTAATGTCAGTAAGACAGACAGGATTCTTTAGAAAGCTTTCTTCTACAGAAGATGATGAAAACCCCCTTGATATTCTGGACAGAAGACTGGCAAGAGGAGAAATCACAGAAGAAGAATACGACAAACTAAGAAAAAAGCTTACAGACTAA
- a CDS encoding LDCC motif putative metal-binding protein gives MAGIISKLKKWVDKLAEDNKKTFGNNATLDCCNLPGKKATEKRTETMPESNSYYSTADAELIQYEQEYNKTTENHKSKQ, from the coding sequence ATGGCAGGAATCATATCTAAGCTAAAAAAATGGGTAGACAAACTAGCAGAAGATAATAAAAAGACCTTTGGAAACAACGCCACCCTGGACTGCTGTAATCTTCCAGGCAAAAAAGCAACAGAAAAAAGAACAGAGACAATGCCAGAAAGCAACTCCTATTATAGCACGGCAGACGCAGAGCTAATCCAATATGAACAAGAATACAACAAAACAACAGAAAACCATAAAAGTAAACAATAG
- the pgsA gene encoding CDP-diacylglycerol--glycerol-3-phosphate 3-phosphatidyltransferase has protein sequence MKKHAANILTSSRIVLAPVFFVLFGLAKTRPVFSVLLGLWVLYAVMEISDLFDGMVARRTGNVSDIGKLLDPFADVVARLTYFLAFVVAGILPAWIFLLIMYRELGILFLRMILSRHGFAMGARAGGKLKSVFYSVSTFMGLAVFSWPHIFPALGWLSYLNVAMIVCFSVSIVLAYMSFIDYVRVAVSFFRQEK, from the coding sequence ATGAAGAAACATGCTGCCAATATCCTTACTTCTTCGCGCATTGTTCTTGCGCCTGTTTTTTTTGTGCTTTTTGGTCTTGCCAAAACAAGGCCGGTTTTTTCTGTCCTGCTCGGACTGTGGGTTCTTTATGCTGTCATGGAGATAAGTGATCTTTTTGACGGTATGGTAGCGAGGAGGACAGGTAATGTGAGCGACATAGGTAAACTGCTGGATCCTTTTGCGGATGTGGTGGCAAGGCTTACTTATTTTCTTGCTTTTGTTGTTGCAGGGATTCTGCCTGCATGGATTTTTTTACTTATCATGTACAGAGAGTTAGGGATTCTTTTTTTGAGAATGATTCTCTCAAGACATGGTTTTGCTATGGGTGCGAGGGCAGGGGGAAAGCTAAAGTCTGTGTTCTATTCTGTTTCTACTTTTATGGGGCTTGCTGTCTTTTCTTGGCCGCACATTTTCCCGGCTCTGGGCTGGCTATCTTATCTCAATGTCGCAATGATTGTCTGCTTTTCTGTAAGCATTGTTTTGGCTTATATGTCTTTTATTGATTATGTTAGAGTGGCTGTGAGCTTTTTTAGACAGGAAAAATAG
- a CDS encoding CDP-alcohol phosphatidyltransferase family protein: MEKEKYTPVAHICGTVLLLAAIQWGFVAALILIYDITITKPLMVFFISSAAYHTAMAAFLLIQRKDFYNIEHKRFLLRINIPNYLSLFRLSSMPTVTLLLVLAWQYPIAIIVLVFTAIVFLTDFLDGYIARKTNQITRIGRYLDSMSDYAILIVISIVFYNYHLIPMWFLWVVIARLFIQGIGMGVLLLIKGKVRVESSFLAKTSIFSIMVVYGLHILSFFYTLEILNTYILPIVDIIASIILAISLAEKLAKLWQYSKLPPEEI; encoded by the coding sequence ATGGAAAAAGAAAAATACACCCCCGTTGCACATATTTGTGGTACTGTTCTGCTTCTTGCAGCAATACAGTGGGGTTTTGTAGCTGCTCTTATATTGATTTATGATATCACAATAACAAAACCCCTCATGGTTTTCTTCATAAGTTCTGCAGCATATCACACAGCTATGGCAGCTTTTTTGCTGATACAAAGAAAAGACTTTTATAACATAGAACACAAGCGTTTTCTTCTAAGAATCAATATACCCAACTATCTTAGCCTGTTTAGACTGAGTTCCATGCCTACAGTAACGCTTCTTCTTGTTCTTGCATGGCAATATCCAATTGCTATTATAGTCCTTGTATTTACAGCAATTGTTTTTTTGACAGATTTTCTTGACGGATATATTGCAAGAAAAACCAATCAGATTACAAGGATTGGCCGTTATCTTGACAGCATGAGCGACTACGCCATCCTGATAGTAATCTCCATTGTCTTCTATAATTATCATCTCATACCCATGTGGTTCTTATGGGTGGTAATTGCAAGACTGTTTATACAAGGAATCGGAATGGGAGTTCTTCTCCTCATAAAAGGAAAAGTCAGAGTAGAAAGCTCATTTCTTGCCAAAACAAGCATTTTTTCTATAATGGTTGTATACGGTCTTCACATACTAAGCTTTTTCTATACATTGGAAATTCTCAACACGTATATTCTTCCTATAGTAGACATTATAGCAAGCATTATCCTTGCAATCTCACTTGCAGAAAAGCTTGCAAAGCTCTGGCAGTATAGCAAGCTACCTCCAGAGGAAATCTGA
- a CDS encoding iron-containing alcohol dehydrogenase yields MIDFYFWNYTRVVFGLEAEKELESHLELLGDKVLLHYGGGSIKQIGLYDTVIKTLKKAGVSFVELGGVKPNPRLSLVYEGIELCRKEGVTGILAVGGGSVIDSAKAIAAGVPYDGDVWDFYTTDKNPDKALPIGVMLTLPAAGSETSTGSVITKEEGELKRDTGSPILRPQFAILNPKWTLSLPWYQTACGISDMFAHIMERYFTTVEHVELTDRMAEGAMKTIIHQAYRLKENPDNLDARSEIMWAGTVAHNDILHTGRIGDWATHMIEHELSGIYDIAHGAGLSIVFPAWQKYMLDKHPQKIAQFAHRVFDIDYYQDDIKETARMGIKRLEEFYRDMELPVRLKDAGIGTDRIREMAKKATRDDKIKLGNFHKLDSKAIEEILHLAAE; encoded by the coding sequence ATGATTGATTTTTACTTTTGGAATTATACAAGGGTTGTTTTTGGGCTTGAGGCAGAGAAGGAGCTTGAGTCCCATCTGGAGCTGCTGGGAGATAAGGTGCTTTTGCACTATGGAGGCGGTTCTATCAAGCAGATAGGTCTCTACGATACCGTGATAAAGACTCTCAAAAAGGCCGGGGTGAGTTTTGTGGAGCTGGGCGGGGTTAAGCCCAACCCAAGACTGAGTTTGGTGTACGAGGGTATTGAGCTATGCCGTAAGGAAGGTGTGACGGGTATTCTTGCAGTAGGCGGCGGTAGTGTTATAGATTCGGCAAAGGCCATTGCAGCAGGTGTGCCTTATGATGGAGATGTGTGGGATTTCTATACAACAGATAAAAATCCGGATAAAGCTCTTCCCATAGGGGTTATGCTTACACTCCCAGCTGCAGGCAGTGAGACAAGTACCGGCAGTGTAATAACCAAGGAGGAAGGTGAGCTCAAGCGAGACACGGGTTCTCCTATCTTGAGGCCCCAGTTTGCAATTCTCAATCCCAAGTGGACGCTCAGTCTTCCCTGGTATCAGACGGCATGCGGTATAAGCGATATGTTTGCCCATATAATGGAAAGGTATTTTACTACAGTAGAACATGTTGAGCTTACGGATAGAATGGCAGAGGGTGCAATGAAGACTATAATTCATCAGGCATACAGGCTCAAGGAGAATCCGGATAACCTGGATGCAAGAAGCGAGATTATGTGGGCTGGGACTGTTGCACACAATGATATCTTGCATACAGGACGTATCGGCGACTGGGCAACTCATATGATAGAGCATGAGCTCAGCGGGATATACGATATAGCGCATGGTGCAGGACTCAGCATAGTATTCCCCGCATGGCAAAAATACATGCTGGACAAGCATCCACAGAAAATTGCTCAATTTGCCCACAGGGTTTTTGATATAGACTATTATCAGGATGATATAAAAGAGACCGCTCGCATGGGCATAAAGCGTCTAGAAGAGTTCTACCGAGATATGGAGCTTCCCGTAAGGCTCAAGGATGCAGGCATAGGCACCGACAGAATCCGGGAGATGGCAAAGAAGGCCACCAGAGATGATAAAATCAAGCTTGGAAACTTCCATAAGCTGGACAGCAAGGCAATAGAAGAGATACTGCATCTTGCAGCAGAATAA
- a CDS encoding septal ring lytic transglycosylase RlpA family protein: MKRVFLFFAFITAANIAALELQGYASWYGPGFAGKLTASGEVFDPQKLTAAHRDLPFGTKIRVTNLSNNRTVVVTINDRGPFVKNRIIDLSKKAAEELDMIKTGTALVKLEIISIPKGQERPVILQAGAFKDKKNAEQLCSLLKKHKISAIIEETHTNYKVIVYTKSSLEKATREKLAKLGIKNVFKRNKK; encoded by the coding sequence ATGAAGCGAGTATTCCTTTTTTTTGCATTCATTACAGCAGCAAACATCGCAGCACTTGAGCTGCAGGGCTATGCCTCATGGTATGGCCCGGGATTTGCGGGAAAACTAACTGCTTCAGGGGAAGTATTTGACCCTCAGAAACTCACAGCTGCACACAGAGACCTGCCATTTGGTACAAAAATACGCGTAACAAACCTTTCCAATAACAGGACAGTAGTGGTCACAATCAACGACAGAGGACCTTTTGTAAAAAACCGCATAATCGACCTGTCAAAAAAAGCAGCAGAAGAACTGGACATGATAAAAACAGGCACGGCACTTGTAAAGCTGGAAATCATCAGCATTCCCAAAGGGCAGGAAAGACCGGTAATCCTGCAGGCAGGTGCATTTAAAGACAAAAAAAATGCAGAACAACTATGCAGCCTGCTAAAGAAACATAAAATAAGCGCAATAATAGAAGAAACCCATACAAATTATAAAGTAATAGTTTACACAAAGAGCTCTTTGGAGAAGGCAACAAGAGAAAAGCTTGCAAAACTGGGCATAAAGAATGTCTTTAAGCGAAATAAAAAATAA
- a CDS encoding PAS domain S-box protein, whose translation MAKIMLVEDEALIALDIKNSLESAGHEVLLAANAKKALECTENNQDIELFILDIGLDGKLSGIELAEKIRKTKKESIIFFSNFSDNDTLNRLAKIENSIFLPKLISREILISNISLLLHTTKKKRKRTTINPISTAFAELFETMEEGVSLNQLVPDIKTPTGYKIIRVNQAFCNIIGKKKEELEGKMANEVLPSLPEHFVEKMLEVVRERKSQRFNLHLEDIDRHLSVSLIPWNMGFGAIWRDITEEIKLTEALRKSESRYRVLVENQTDMVVKVDTEGRFLYVSPSYCAVFGKSEEELLGRSFVPLVHPDDRESTLKAIENVYRPPYTAYMEQRAITKDGYRWIAWSDSAIMDEEGNIKAIIGVGRDIHDKKTAEIELNKTRKKLEETLEEKEILLKELIHRVKNTLSLILSFIHLEKASWDNKRFLSRMDSLEARIKSLSELYGLLHSTGNIKKIDVSFYIEKLVETIIKAYGMYHKIELVTKLDSIKMPAKEATSIGLIVTETVTNACKYAFEGRESGRLSIQLNKKDDLIYINIEDNGIGIQQKEGEKGEDFDQSTHGGLGLQLIPLLVQQLGGDIETSTDNTGTRICISIPGK comes from the coding sequence ATGGCAAAAATTATGCTTGTGGAGGATGAGGCACTCATCGCTCTGGATATAAAAAACAGTCTGGAGTCGGCCGGACACGAGGTTCTCTTGGCGGCCAATGCAAAAAAAGCGCTGGAATGTACAGAAAATAACCAAGATATAGAGCTTTTTATTCTGGATATAGGGCTTGATGGGAAACTGAGCGGGATAGAGCTTGCAGAAAAAATACGCAAGACAAAAAAAGAGAGCATAATATTTTTTTCCAACTTTTCGGACAACGATACACTCAACAGGCTTGCAAAGATAGAAAACAGTATATTCCTTCCCAAGCTTATATCTAGAGAGATTCTCATAAGCAATATTTCTCTTTTGTTACATACCACAAAGAAAAAAAGAAAAAGGACAACTATAAATCCCATAAGCACGGCTTTTGCAGAGCTTTTTGAGACTATGGAGGAGGGAGTAAGTCTTAATCAGCTTGTGCCAGATATAAAAACTCCCACAGGCTATAAGATTATCAGGGTAAATCAGGCTTTTTGCAATATCATAGGAAAGAAAAAAGAAGAACTGGAAGGCAAGATGGCAAATGAGGTTTTGCCGTCACTACCGGAGCATTTTGTAGAAAAGATGCTGGAGGTTGTAAGAGAAAGAAAATCTCAGAGGTTTAATCTGCATCTGGAGGATATCGATAGGCATCTTTCCGTATCACTCATTCCGTGGAACATGGGCTTCGGTGCCATATGGAGAGACATAACAGAAGAAATAAAGCTGACAGAGGCTCTTAGAAAAAGTGAGAGCCGCTACAGGGTGCTAGTGGAGAATCAGACTGATATGGTGGTTAAGGTGGATACAGAGGGACGTTTTTTGTATGTTAGTCCTTCTTATTGTGCTGTTTTTGGCAAAAGTGAGGAAGAACTTCTTGGCCGTTCTTTTGTCCCGCTGGTACATCCAGACGACAGAGAATCGACTCTCAAAGCAATAGAGAATGTATACAGACCACCTTATACTGCCTACATGGAACAGCGTGCCATTACCAAGGACGGTTATAGATGGATAGCGTGGAGCGACAGCGCTATTATGGATGAAGAAGGAAACATAAAGGCCATAATAGGAGTAGGAAGAGATATCCACGATAAAAAAACAGCGGAGATAGAACTTAATAAAACAAGAAAGAAGCTAGAGGAAACTCTAGAAGAAAAAGAAATTTTGCTTAAAGAGCTCATCCACAGGGTAAAAAATACTCTATCTTTGATTCTGAGTTTTATACATCTGGAAAAAGCTTCCTGGGATAACAAGAGATTTTTGAGCAGGATGGATTCTCTTGAAGCAAGGATAAAGTCTTTATCAGAACTCTATGGGCTTTTGCACTCTACGGGGAACATAAAAAAGATAGATGTATCTTTTTATATAGAAAAACTTGTGGAAACAATCATAAAAGCCTATGGGATGTATCATAAGATAGAACTTGTTACAAAGCTTGACAGTATAAAGATGCCAGCAAAGGAGGCAACAAGTATAGGACTAATAGTGACAGAAACAGTAACCAATGCCTGCAAATATGCTTTTGAAGGAAGAGAAAGTGGCAGGCTATCCATACAACTAAATAAGAAAGACGACCTAATATATATAAATATAGAAGACAACGGGATAGGCATACAGCAAAAAGAAGGGGAAAAAGGAGAAGATTTTGACCAATCAACACATGGTGGACTAGGATTGCAGCTTATTCCCCTTCTTGTACAGCAGCTTGGCGGGGACATAGAGACATCAACAGACAACACCGGTACTCGCATATGCATATCCATACCTGGGAAGTAA